From Melospiza melodia melodia isolate bMelMel2 chromosome 19, bMelMel2.pri, whole genome shotgun sequence, one genomic window encodes:
- the SLC12A5 gene encoding solute carrier family 12 member 5 isoform X1 → MLNNLTDCEDGDGGASQGDGNPKESSPFINSTDLEKGKEYDGKNMALFEEEMDTSPMVSSLLSGLANYTNLPQGSREHEEAENNDGGKKKPVQAPRMGTFMGVYLPCLQNIFGVILFLRLTWVVGIAGIMESFCMVFLCCSCTMLTAISMSAIATNGVVPAGGSYYMISRSLGPEFGGAVGLCFYLGTTFAGAMYILGTIEILLAYIFPAMAIFKAEDASGEAAAMLNNMRVYGTCVLTCMATVVFVGVKYVNKFALVFLGCVILSILAIYAGVIKSAFDPPSFPICLLGNRTLSRHGFDLCTKMVMEGNETVGSKLWELFCTSRFLNATCDEYFTMNNVTEIEGIPGAASGLIQENLWSSYLTKGVIVEKRGLPSVSSPDTPVDMDQPYVFSDMTSYFTLLVGIYFPSVTGIMAGSNRSGDLRDAQKSIPTGTILAIATTSAVYISSVVLFGACIEGVVLRDKFGEAVNGNLVVGTLAWPSPWVIVIGSFFSTCGAGLQSLTGAPRLLQAISRDGIVPFLRVFGHGKANGEPTWALLLTACICEIGILIASLDEVAPILSMFFLMCYMFVNLACAVQTLLRTPNWRPRFRYYHWTLSFLGMSLCLALMFICSWYYALVAMLIAGLIYKYIEYRGAEKEWGDGIRGLSLSAARYALLRLEEGPPHTKNWRPQLLVLVRGDQEQNVVHPQLLSFTSQLKAGKGLTIVASVLEGTFLDNHPQAQRAEESIRRLMEAEKVKGFCQVVISSNLRDGMSHLIQSSGLGGLQHNTVLVGWPRSWRQKEDHQTWRNFIELVRETTAGHLALLVAKNVAMFPGNQERFSEGHIDVWWIVHDGGMLMLLPFLLRQHKVWRKCKMRIFTVAQMDDNSIQMKKDLTTFLYHLRITAEVEVVEMHESDISAYTYEKTLVMEQRSQILKQMHLTKNEREREIQSITDESRGSIRRKNPANTRLRLNVPEEQAADGEEKPEEEVQLIHDKNATTFSSSSQSPGDEVEAAPEKVHLTWTKEKSVAEKNKSKSPVSPEGIKDFFSMKPEWENLNQSNVRRMHTAVRLNEVIVKKSQDAKLVLLNMPGPPRNRKGDENYMEFLEVLTEHLDRVLLVRGGGREVITIYS, encoded by the exons GCGATGGCAATCCCAAGGAGAGCAGCCCCTTCATTAACAGCACGGACCTGGAGAAGGGCAAGGAGTATGATGGCAAGAACATGGCCCTCTTCGAG GAGGAGATGGACACCAGCCCTATGGTCTCATCCCTGCTGAGTGGACTGGCCAATTACACCAACCTGCCACAGGGCAGCCGGGAGCACGAGGAGGCTGAGAACAATGATGGAGGCAAGAAGAAGCCGGTGCAG GCCCCACGGATGGGCACCTTCATGGGTGTCTACCTGCCCTGCCTTCAGAACATCTTTGGAGTCATCCTCTTCCTGCGCCTCACCTGGGTGGTGGGGATCGCTGGCATCATGGAGTCATTCTGCATGGtcttcctctgctgctcctgt ACGATGCTGACGGCCATTTCCATGAGCGCTATCGCCACCAACGGTGTGGTGCCAG CGGGTGGCTCCTACTACATGATCTCACGCTCGCTGGGACCCGAGtttggtggggctgtggggctctgcTTCTACCTGGGCACCACCTTTGCGGGTGCCATGTACATCCTGGGCACCATCGAAATCCTGCTG GCCTACATCTTCCCGGCCATGGCCATCTTCAAGGCAGAGGATGCcagcggggaggcagctgcaATGCTCAACAACATGCGTGTGTATGGCACCTGTGTGCTGACCTGCATGGCCACCGTGGTGTTTGTGGGTGTCAAGTATGTCAACAAATTCGCCCTGGTCTTCCTGGGCTGTGTCATCCTCTCCATCCTTGCCATCTATGCTGGAGTCATCAAATCTGCCTTTGACCCACCAAGCTTCCC GATCTGCCTCCTGGGCAACAGGACCCTCTCACGCCACGGCTTCGACCTCTGCACCAAGATGGTGATGGAGGGGAACGAGACAGTTGGCTCCAAACTCTGGGAGCTTTTCTGCACCTCCCGTTTCCTCAATGCCACCTGTGATGAGTACTTCACCATGAACAACGTCACTGAGATCGAGGGcatccctggtgctgccagcggCCTCATCCAAG AGAACCTCTGGAGCTCATACCTGACCAAGGGCGTGATCGTGGAGAAACGGGGGCTGCCCTCGGTGAGCTCCCCCGACACCCCGGTGGACATGGACCAGCCCTACGTCTTCAGCGACATGACGTCCTACTTCACCCTGCTGGTCGGCATCTACTTCCCCTCGGTGACAG GCATCATGGCTGGCTCCAACCGCTCGGGAGACCTGCGGGATGCCCAGAAGTCCATCCCCACGGGCACCATCCTGGCCATTGCCACCACCTCTGCGGTCT ATATCAGCTCTGTTGTCCTCTTTGGAGCCTGCATCGAGGGGGTCGTCCTGCGTGACAA GTTTGGTGAGGCTGTCAATGGGAACCTGGTGGTTGGCACCCTGGCGTGGCCGTCCCCGTGGGTCATTGTCATtggctccttcttctccacctgcGGGGCGGGGTTGCAGAGTCTCACCGGAGCCCCCCGCCTCCTGCAAGCCATCTCCAGGGATGGGATCGTTCCCTTCCTCAGG GTCTTTGGCCATGGCAAAGCCAACGGGGAGCCGACATGggccctgctgctcacagcctgcATCTGCGAGATCGGGATCCTGATCGCCTCCCTGGACGAGGTGGCTCCCATCCTCTCCAT GTTCTTCCTCATGTGCTACATGTTTGTGAACCTGGCGTGTGCGGTGCAGACGCTGCTGCGGACGCCCAACTGGCGGCCCCGCTTCCGCTACTACCACTG gACCCTGTCCTTCCTGGGCATGAGCCTCTGCCTGGCGCTGATGTTCATCTGCTCCTGGTACTACGCGCTGGTGGCCATGCTGATCGCTGGCCTCATCTACAAGTACATCGAGTACCGCGG GGCGGAGAAGGAGTGGGGTGATGGGATCCGGGGCCTGTCCCTGAGTGCAGCCCGCTATGCCCTGCTGCGGCTGGAGGAAGGGCCCCCACACACCAAaaactggag GCCGCAGCTGCTGGTCCTGGTCCGTGGGGATCAGGAGCAGAACGTGGTGCACCCGCAGCTCCTGTCCTTCACCTCGCAGCTCAAGGCTGGGAAGGGCCTCACTATCGTGGCCTCAGTGTTAGAAGGGACCTTCCTGGACAACCACCCTCAGGCACAGAGGGCAGAGGAG TCCATCCGGCGCCTGATGGAGGCAGAGAAGGTGAAGGGCTTTTGTCAGGTGGTGATCTCCTCCAACCTGCGGGATGGCATGTCCCACCTCATCCAGTCCAgcgggctgggggggctgcagcaCAACACAGTGCTGGTGGGCTGGCCCCGCAGCTGGCGCCAGAAGGAGGACCACCAGACCTGGAGGAACTTCATTG AGCTGGTGCGAGAGACCACAGCTGGGCATCTGGCCTTGCTGGTGGCCAAGAATGTTGCCATGTTTCCGGGCAACCAGGAGCGGTTCTCGGAGGGCCACATCGACGTCTGGTGGATTGTCCACGATGGGGGGATGCTGATGCTGCTGCCCTTCCTCCTGCGGCAGCACAAG GTGTGGCGTAAGTGCAAGATGCGCATCTTCACGGTGGCACAGATGGATGACAACAGCATCCAGATGAAGAAGGACCTGACCACGTTCCTGTACCACCTGCGCATCACCGCAGAGGTGGAGGTGGTGGAGATG CATGAGAGTGACATCTCTGCTTACACCTATGAGAAGACTCTGGTGATGGAGCAGCGTTCCCAGATCCTCAAACAAATGCACCTCACCAAGAATGAGCGGGAGCGggag ATCCAGAGCATCACGGATGAGTCCCGTGGCTCCATCCGGCGCAAGAACCCGGCCAACACCCGCCTGCGCCTGAACGTCCCCGAGGAGCAGGCTGCTGACGGCGAGGAGAAGCCAGAGGAGGAG GTCCAACTAATCCACGACAAGAACGCCACcaccttctccagcagctctcagtcTCCTGGTGATGAGGTGGAGGCAGCCCCTGAGAAGGTGCATCTCACCTGGACCAAGGAGAAGTCCGTTGCTGAGAAGAACAAGAGCAAGAGCCCTGTCAGCCCTGAGGGCATCAAAGACTTCTTCAGCATGAAGCC GGAGTGGGAGAACCT GAACCAGTCCAACGTGAGGAGGATGCACACGGCTGTGAGGCTCAATGAGGTGATTGTGAAGAAGTCCCAGGATGCCAAGCTGGTCCTGCTGAACATGCCAGGGCCTCCCCGTAACCGGAAAGGGGATGAGAACT ACATGGAGTTCCTGGAGGTGCTGACGGAGCATCTGGACAGAGTGCTCCTGGTGCGTGGTGGGGGCCGGGAGGTCATCACCATCTACTCCTGA
- the SLC12A5 gene encoding solute carrier family 12 member 5 isoform X2, protein MSGRFTVTGGGGDGNPKESSPFINSTDLEKGKEYDGKNMALFEEEMDTSPMVSSLLSGLANYTNLPQGSREHEEAENNDGGKKKPVQAPRMGTFMGVYLPCLQNIFGVILFLRLTWVVGIAGIMESFCMVFLCCSCTMLTAISMSAIATNGVVPAGGSYYMISRSLGPEFGGAVGLCFYLGTTFAGAMYILGTIEILLAYIFPAMAIFKAEDASGEAAAMLNNMRVYGTCVLTCMATVVFVGVKYVNKFALVFLGCVILSILAIYAGVIKSAFDPPSFPICLLGNRTLSRHGFDLCTKMVMEGNETVGSKLWELFCTSRFLNATCDEYFTMNNVTEIEGIPGAASGLIQENLWSSYLTKGVIVEKRGLPSVSSPDTPVDMDQPYVFSDMTSYFTLLVGIYFPSVTGIMAGSNRSGDLRDAQKSIPTGTILAIATTSAVYISSVVLFGACIEGVVLRDKFGEAVNGNLVVGTLAWPSPWVIVIGSFFSTCGAGLQSLTGAPRLLQAISRDGIVPFLRVFGHGKANGEPTWALLLTACICEIGILIASLDEVAPILSMFFLMCYMFVNLACAVQTLLRTPNWRPRFRYYHWTLSFLGMSLCLALMFICSWYYALVAMLIAGLIYKYIEYRGAEKEWGDGIRGLSLSAARYALLRLEEGPPHTKNWRPQLLVLVRGDQEQNVVHPQLLSFTSQLKAGKGLTIVASVLEGTFLDNHPQAQRAEESIRRLMEAEKVKGFCQVVISSNLRDGMSHLIQSSGLGGLQHNTVLVGWPRSWRQKEDHQTWRNFIELVRETTAGHLALLVAKNVAMFPGNQERFSEGHIDVWWIVHDGGMLMLLPFLLRQHKVWRKCKMRIFTVAQMDDNSIQMKKDLTTFLYHLRITAEVEVVEMHESDISAYTYEKTLVMEQRSQILKQMHLTKNEREREIQSITDESRGSIRRKNPANTRLRLNVPEEQAADGEEKPEEEVQLIHDKNATTFSSSSQSPGDEVEAAPEKVHLTWTKEKSVAEKNKSKSPVSPEGIKDFFSMKPEWENLNQSNVRRMHTAVRLNEVIVKKSQDAKLVLLNMPGPPRNRKGDENYMEFLEVLTEHLDRVLLVRGGGREVITIYS, encoded by the exons GCGATGGCAATCCCAAGGAGAGCAGCCCCTTCATTAACAGCACGGACCTGGAGAAGGGCAAGGAGTATGATGGCAAGAACATGGCCCTCTTCGAG GAGGAGATGGACACCAGCCCTATGGTCTCATCCCTGCTGAGTGGACTGGCCAATTACACCAACCTGCCACAGGGCAGCCGGGAGCACGAGGAGGCTGAGAACAATGATGGAGGCAAGAAGAAGCCGGTGCAG GCCCCACGGATGGGCACCTTCATGGGTGTCTACCTGCCCTGCCTTCAGAACATCTTTGGAGTCATCCTCTTCCTGCGCCTCACCTGGGTGGTGGGGATCGCTGGCATCATGGAGTCATTCTGCATGGtcttcctctgctgctcctgt ACGATGCTGACGGCCATTTCCATGAGCGCTATCGCCACCAACGGTGTGGTGCCAG CGGGTGGCTCCTACTACATGATCTCACGCTCGCTGGGACCCGAGtttggtggggctgtggggctctgcTTCTACCTGGGCACCACCTTTGCGGGTGCCATGTACATCCTGGGCACCATCGAAATCCTGCTG GCCTACATCTTCCCGGCCATGGCCATCTTCAAGGCAGAGGATGCcagcggggaggcagctgcaATGCTCAACAACATGCGTGTGTATGGCACCTGTGTGCTGACCTGCATGGCCACCGTGGTGTTTGTGGGTGTCAAGTATGTCAACAAATTCGCCCTGGTCTTCCTGGGCTGTGTCATCCTCTCCATCCTTGCCATCTATGCTGGAGTCATCAAATCTGCCTTTGACCCACCAAGCTTCCC GATCTGCCTCCTGGGCAACAGGACCCTCTCACGCCACGGCTTCGACCTCTGCACCAAGATGGTGATGGAGGGGAACGAGACAGTTGGCTCCAAACTCTGGGAGCTTTTCTGCACCTCCCGTTTCCTCAATGCCACCTGTGATGAGTACTTCACCATGAACAACGTCACTGAGATCGAGGGcatccctggtgctgccagcggCCTCATCCAAG AGAACCTCTGGAGCTCATACCTGACCAAGGGCGTGATCGTGGAGAAACGGGGGCTGCCCTCGGTGAGCTCCCCCGACACCCCGGTGGACATGGACCAGCCCTACGTCTTCAGCGACATGACGTCCTACTTCACCCTGCTGGTCGGCATCTACTTCCCCTCGGTGACAG GCATCATGGCTGGCTCCAACCGCTCGGGAGACCTGCGGGATGCCCAGAAGTCCATCCCCACGGGCACCATCCTGGCCATTGCCACCACCTCTGCGGTCT ATATCAGCTCTGTTGTCCTCTTTGGAGCCTGCATCGAGGGGGTCGTCCTGCGTGACAA GTTTGGTGAGGCTGTCAATGGGAACCTGGTGGTTGGCACCCTGGCGTGGCCGTCCCCGTGGGTCATTGTCATtggctccttcttctccacctgcGGGGCGGGGTTGCAGAGTCTCACCGGAGCCCCCCGCCTCCTGCAAGCCATCTCCAGGGATGGGATCGTTCCCTTCCTCAGG GTCTTTGGCCATGGCAAAGCCAACGGGGAGCCGACATGggccctgctgctcacagcctgcATCTGCGAGATCGGGATCCTGATCGCCTCCCTGGACGAGGTGGCTCCCATCCTCTCCAT GTTCTTCCTCATGTGCTACATGTTTGTGAACCTGGCGTGTGCGGTGCAGACGCTGCTGCGGACGCCCAACTGGCGGCCCCGCTTCCGCTACTACCACTG gACCCTGTCCTTCCTGGGCATGAGCCTCTGCCTGGCGCTGATGTTCATCTGCTCCTGGTACTACGCGCTGGTGGCCATGCTGATCGCTGGCCTCATCTACAAGTACATCGAGTACCGCGG GGCGGAGAAGGAGTGGGGTGATGGGATCCGGGGCCTGTCCCTGAGTGCAGCCCGCTATGCCCTGCTGCGGCTGGAGGAAGGGCCCCCACACACCAAaaactggag GCCGCAGCTGCTGGTCCTGGTCCGTGGGGATCAGGAGCAGAACGTGGTGCACCCGCAGCTCCTGTCCTTCACCTCGCAGCTCAAGGCTGGGAAGGGCCTCACTATCGTGGCCTCAGTGTTAGAAGGGACCTTCCTGGACAACCACCCTCAGGCACAGAGGGCAGAGGAG TCCATCCGGCGCCTGATGGAGGCAGAGAAGGTGAAGGGCTTTTGTCAGGTGGTGATCTCCTCCAACCTGCGGGATGGCATGTCCCACCTCATCCAGTCCAgcgggctgggggggctgcagcaCAACACAGTGCTGGTGGGCTGGCCCCGCAGCTGGCGCCAGAAGGAGGACCACCAGACCTGGAGGAACTTCATTG AGCTGGTGCGAGAGACCACAGCTGGGCATCTGGCCTTGCTGGTGGCCAAGAATGTTGCCATGTTTCCGGGCAACCAGGAGCGGTTCTCGGAGGGCCACATCGACGTCTGGTGGATTGTCCACGATGGGGGGATGCTGATGCTGCTGCCCTTCCTCCTGCGGCAGCACAAG GTGTGGCGTAAGTGCAAGATGCGCATCTTCACGGTGGCACAGATGGATGACAACAGCATCCAGATGAAGAAGGACCTGACCACGTTCCTGTACCACCTGCGCATCACCGCAGAGGTGGAGGTGGTGGAGATG CATGAGAGTGACATCTCTGCTTACACCTATGAGAAGACTCTGGTGATGGAGCAGCGTTCCCAGATCCTCAAACAAATGCACCTCACCAAGAATGAGCGGGAGCGggag ATCCAGAGCATCACGGATGAGTCCCGTGGCTCCATCCGGCGCAAGAACCCGGCCAACACCCGCCTGCGCCTGAACGTCCCCGAGGAGCAGGCTGCTGACGGCGAGGAGAAGCCAGAGGAGGAG GTCCAACTAATCCACGACAAGAACGCCACcaccttctccagcagctctcagtcTCCTGGTGATGAGGTGGAGGCAGCCCCTGAGAAGGTGCATCTCACCTGGACCAAGGAGAAGTCCGTTGCTGAGAAGAACAAGAGCAAGAGCCCTGTCAGCCCTGAGGGCATCAAAGACTTCTTCAGCATGAAGCC GGAGTGGGAGAACCT GAACCAGTCCAACGTGAGGAGGATGCACACGGCTGTGAGGCTCAATGAGGTGATTGTGAAGAAGTCCCAGGATGCCAAGCTGGTCCTGCTGAACATGCCAGGGCCTCCCCGTAACCGGAAAGGGGATGAGAACT ACATGGAGTTCCTGGAGGTGCTGACGGAGCATCTGGACAGAGTGCTCCTGGTGCGTGGTGGGGGCCGGGAGGTCATCACCATCTACTCCTGA